A single window of Periplaneta americana isolate PAMFEO1 chromosome 14, P.americana_PAMFEO1_priV1, whole genome shotgun sequence DNA harbors:
- the LOC138713868 gene encoding insulin-like growth factor-binding protein complex acid labile subunit isoform X2, which yields MILYLGFLLSSIEAAVQVSSPCEYQSSTTANCSNLSLRMLPIQLHDDTIILDASDNRIVIIPDDAFAGRSQRKLTHIDLSRNIISIVTKGSFRGVENLEVLNLKHNKIKYLHPDTFKNHQKLSFLYLSINRMSFLDDDSFLNLPTQNISLYLDFCMINNFTSDTFGSAPNMKLLNLAHNNLISINNHAFKNLNHLTSLDLSNNQIQKFGSLVFEMNHGLKNPELDQNSEVLENVTLQTTSLLVLDISNNQLEYLPEIIFKGLTSLQKLYISRNKLRELNTDTFATLEHLRILHIDYNRLRKIDDKLFLNLNNLVELLLNNNELESLHNVFSNLRHLKVLDISNNKIKILHQDDFGFSKELVKLNLGENLLTLIPSYAFVPLTNLEELFLCHNKIQSFGPTVFDTTTKLRILNVCCNHIKYLSEDQFRTLTNLEQLDLSENRINLLSKHMLVNLQNLKSLVVGKNEMKQINLDIFSELHNLLTLFVNENKIQRIYYSSLDHLKNLARIDLSGNLLSCNCSLHGIWKFCQETGICSKISCISGKSKELKIWDEVMNKMICDPEEITLLTEDVSLSVQGASHGTNNMSIHLLHPVHENQTSSENSSLRVDNASDDLEISVAELSAIICISVLIIVGVLSVLIVRYIRNKKTQMKEPTKAPEYIDVLPNINEVHSDEILVNNTYYSPSHYDSLNSNPESRAHVTSGGNIAEQRKIRSNDTPPQLPSRIFDRNARNIHTIVGFNDNKQTTTCDSMQQPEIKENPYTPESRIREKWLHNLNVNQRQPQNTSEVIYHHYEEIE from the coding sequence ATGATCTTGTATCTGGGGTTCCTATTGTCTTCTATAGAGGCTGCTGTCCAGGTTTCGTCTCCGTGTGAGTACCAGAGCTCTACTACAGCCAACTGTTCCAATCTCTCTCTCAGAATGTTGCCCATACAACTTCACGACGACACGATCATCTTGGATGCATCCGACAACAGAATCGTCATCATCCCTGATGATGCTTTTGCTGGACGTTCACAACGTAAACTGACGCACATCGACCTATCAAGGAACATTATCTCCATCGTCACTAAAGGTTCATTCCGCGGAGTTGAGAACTTGGAAGTACTAAACCTAAAACACAACAAGATCAAGTATCTGCATCCAGACACTTTCAAGAACCACCAGAAACTCAGTTTCCTTTATTTAAGTATAAACAGGATGTCATTCCTTGATGATGATTCATTTCTCAATCTTCCAACCCAAAATATTTCGTTGTATTTGGACTTCTGTATGATAAACAATTTCACTTCAGATACGTTTGGAAGTGCCCCAAATATGAAGTTATTGAACCTTGCCCACAACAACCTAATATCTATCAACAACCACgctttcaaaaatttaaatcaCTTGACTTCTCTAGATTTGTCTAACAATCAAATTCAGAAATTTGGAAGTCTTGTGTTTGAAATGAACCATGGTCTGAAAAACCCTGAACTAGATCAAAATTCGGAAGTGCTCGAAAATGTCACATTACAAACCACAAGTCTTTTAGTTTTGGACATATCCAATAACCAGCTTGAATATCTTCCCGAAATCATCTTTAAGGGACTGACATCTCTCCAAAAGTTGTATATTAGTAGGAACAAGTTACGTGAACTAAATACTGACACATTCGCAACTCTAGAACATCTTAGAATTTTGCATATTGACTATAACAGACTTAGAAAGATTGATGATAAACTATTCTTGAATTTAAATAATCTTGTTGAACTGCTTTTAAACAACAATGAACTTGAATCTCTCCATAATGTGTTTTCCAACTTAAGACACCTGAAGGTATTAGATATCTCTAATAATAAGATCAAAATACTTCATCAGGATGACTTTGGATTTTCGAAAGAGCTGGTCAAGCTCAACTTGGGCGAAAATCTCTTAACGTTAATTCCTAGTTACGCGTTTGTTCCGTTAACGAATCTCGAAGAACTATTTTTATGCCATAATAAGATTCAGAGCTTTGGCCCAACTGTATTCGATACTACAACAAAACTGAGAATTTTAAACGTTTGTTGTAATCATATAAAGTATTTGAGCGAAGATCAATTTAGGACGCTAACGAATCTAGAACAGTTAGATCTCTCAGAAAACAGGATAAACCTTTTGAGTAAACACATGTTGGTAAATCTACAAAATCTTAAATCTCTAGTCGTAGGAAAAAATGAGATGAAGcaaataaatttagatattttctcGGAATTACATAATTTGTTGACATTGTTTGTGAACGAAAATAAGATCCAAAGGATTTATTATTCTTCTTTGGACCATCTCAAGAATTTAGCACGTATAGATCTCTCAGGGAATCTTTTATCGTGTAACTGTTCACTGCATGGTATTTGGAAATTCTGTCAAGAAACAGGAATTTGTTCCAAAATCTCTTGTATTAGTGGCAAATCCAAAGAGCTTAAAATATGGGATGAAGTCATGAATAAAATGATATGTGATCCAGAAGAGATAACACTTCTTACAGAAGATGTTTCGCTTAGTGTTCAGGGAGCATCGCACGGCACAAACAATATGAGCATACACTTATTACATCCTGTACATGAGAATCAAACCAGTTCAGAGAATTCGTCTTTGAGAGTCGACAACGCTTCGGATGATTTGGAAATATCAGTAGCAGAGCTTTCTGCAATTATTTGCATTTCTGTTCTTATAATTGTGGGAGTTCTGTCGGTGTTGATTGTAAGATATATAAGAAACAAGAAAACACAAATGAAAGAGCCCACAAAGGCTCCTGAATACATTGATGTTCTCCCCAATATTAATGAAGTACACTCCGACGAAATTCTTGTGAACAACACATATTACTCTCCGTCGCATTACGACAGTCTTAATTCCAACCCAGAGTCGCGTGCACACGTCACTTCTGGAGGAAATATCgcagaacaaagaaaaataagGTCTAACGACACACCACCACAACTGCCTAGTCGGATTTTTGACAGAAATGCAAGAAACATACACACAATTGTTGGATTTAATGACAACAAACAAACAACGACATGTGACTCAATGCAGCAGCCGGAAATAAAAGAAAACCCGTACACACCAGAATCGAGAATAAGAGAAAAGTGGCTGCACAATTTAAACGTGAATCAAAGACAACCCCAAAACACTTCGGAAGTAATCTATCACCATTACGAAGAAATAGAATGA
- the LOC138713868 gene encoding insulin-like growth factor-binding protein complex acid labile subunit isoform X1 encodes MQHRCDIMILYLGFLLSSIEAAVQVSSPCEYQSSTTANCSNLSLRMLPIQLHDDTIILDASDNRIVIIPDDAFAGRSQRKLTHIDLSRNIISIVTKGSFRGVENLEVLNLKHNKIKYLHPDTFKNHQKLSFLYLSINRMSFLDDDSFLNLPTQNISLYLDFCMINNFTSDTFGSAPNMKLLNLAHNNLISINNHAFKNLNHLTSLDLSNNQIQKFGSLVFEMNHGLKNPELDQNSEVLENVTLQTTSLLVLDISNNQLEYLPEIIFKGLTSLQKLYISRNKLRELNTDTFATLEHLRILHIDYNRLRKIDDKLFLNLNNLVELLLNNNELESLHNVFSNLRHLKVLDISNNKIKILHQDDFGFSKELVKLNLGENLLTLIPSYAFVPLTNLEELFLCHNKIQSFGPTVFDTTTKLRILNVCCNHIKYLSEDQFRTLTNLEQLDLSENRINLLSKHMLVNLQNLKSLVVGKNEMKQINLDIFSELHNLLTLFVNENKIQRIYYSSLDHLKNLARIDLSGNLLSCNCSLHGIWKFCQETGICSKISCISGKSKELKIWDEVMNKMICDPEEITLLTEDVSLSVQGASHGTNNMSIHLLHPVHENQTSSENSSLRVDNASDDLEISVAELSAIICISVLIIVGVLSVLIVRYIRNKKTQMKEPTKAPEYIDVLPNINEVHSDEILVNNTYYSPSHYDSLNSNPESRAHVTSGGNIAEQRKIRSNDTPPQLPSRIFDRNARNIHTIVGFNDNKQTTTCDSMQQPEIKENPYTPESRIREKWLHNLNVNQRQPQNTSEVIYHHYEEIE; translated from the exons ATGCAACATCG TTGCGACATCATGATCTTGTATCTGGGGTTCCTATTGTCTTCTATAGAGGCTGCTGTCCAGGTTTCGTCTCCGTGTGAGTACCAGAGCTCTACTACAGCCAACTGTTCCAATCTCTCTCTCAGAATGTTGCCCATACAACTTCACGACGACACGATCATCTTGGATGCATCCGACAACAGAATCGTCATCATCCCTGATGATGCTTTTGCTGGACGTTCACAACGTAAACTGACGCACATCGACCTATCAAGGAACATTATCTCCATCGTCACTAAAGGTTCATTCCGCGGAGTTGAGAACTTGGAAGTACTAAACCTAAAACACAACAAGATCAAGTATCTGCATCCAGACACTTTCAAGAACCACCAGAAACTCAGTTTCCTTTATTTAAGTATAAACAGGATGTCATTCCTTGATGATGATTCATTTCTCAATCTTCCAACCCAAAATATTTCGTTGTATTTGGACTTCTGTATGATAAACAATTTCACTTCAGATACGTTTGGAAGTGCCCCAAATATGAAGTTATTGAACCTTGCCCACAACAACCTAATATCTATCAACAACCACgctttcaaaaatttaaatcaCTTGACTTCTCTAGATTTGTCTAACAATCAAATTCAGAAATTTGGAAGTCTTGTGTTTGAAATGAACCATGGTCTGAAAAACCCTGAACTAGATCAAAATTCGGAAGTGCTCGAAAATGTCACATTACAAACCACAAGTCTTTTAGTTTTGGACATATCCAATAACCAGCTTGAATATCTTCCCGAAATCATCTTTAAGGGACTGACATCTCTCCAAAAGTTGTATATTAGTAGGAACAAGTTACGTGAACTAAATACTGACACATTCGCAACTCTAGAACATCTTAGAATTTTGCATATTGACTATAACAGACTTAGAAAGATTGATGATAAACTATTCTTGAATTTAAATAATCTTGTTGAACTGCTTTTAAACAACAATGAACTTGAATCTCTCCATAATGTGTTTTCCAACTTAAGACACCTGAAGGTATTAGATATCTCTAATAATAAGATCAAAATACTTCATCAGGATGACTTTGGATTTTCGAAAGAGCTGGTCAAGCTCAACTTGGGCGAAAATCTCTTAACGTTAATTCCTAGTTACGCGTTTGTTCCGTTAACGAATCTCGAAGAACTATTTTTATGCCATAATAAGATTCAGAGCTTTGGCCCAACTGTATTCGATACTACAACAAAACTGAGAATTTTAAACGTTTGTTGTAATCATATAAAGTATTTGAGCGAAGATCAATTTAGGACGCTAACGAATCTAGAACAGTTAGATCTCTCAGAAAACAGGATAAACCTTTTGAGTAAACACATGTTGGTAAATCTACAAAATCTTAAATCTCTAGTCGTAGGAAAAAATGAGATGAAGcaaataaatttagatattttctcGGAATTACATAATTTGTTGACATTGTTTGTGAACGAAAATAAGATCCAAAGGATTTATTATTCTTCTTTGGACCATCTCAAGAATTTAGCACGTATAGATCTCTCAGGGAATCTTTTATCGTGTAACTGTTCACTGCATGGTATTTGGAAATTCTGTCAAGAAACAGGAATTTGTTCCAAAATCTCTTGTATTAGTGGCAAATCCAAAGAGCTTAAAATATGGGATGAAGTCATGAATAAAATGATATGTGATCCAGAAGAGATAACACTTCTTACAGAAGATGTTTCGCTTAGTGTTCAGGGAGCATCGCACGGCACAAACAATATGAGCATACACTTATTACATCCTGTACATGAGAATCAAACCAGTTCAGAGAATTCGTCTTTGAGAGTCGACAACGCTTCGGATGATTTGGAAATATCAGTAGCAGAGCTTTCTGCAATTATTTGCATTTCTGTTCTTATAATTGTGGGAGTTCTGTCGGTGTTGATTGTAAGATATATAAGAAACAAGAAAACACAAATGAAAGAGCCCACAAAGGCTCCTGAATACATTGATGTTCTCCCCAATATTAATGAAGTACACTCCGACGAAATTCTTGTGAACAACACATATTACTCTCCGTCGCATTACGACAGTCTTAATTCCAACCCAGAGTCGCGTGCACACGTCACTTCTGGAGGAAATATCgcagaacaaagaaaaataagGTCTAACGACACACCACCACAACTGCCTAGTCGGATTTTTGACAGAAATGCAAGAAACATACACACAATTGTTGGATTTAATGACAACAAACAAACAACGACATGTGACTCAATGCAGCAGCCGGAAATAAAAGAAAACCCGTACACACCAGAATCGAGAATAAGAGAAAAGTGGCTGCACAATTTAAACGTGAATCAAAGACAACCCCAAAACACTTCGGAAGTAATCTATCACCATTACGAAGAAATAGAATGA